A DNA window from Chryseobacterium sp. MEBOG06 contains the following coding sequences:
- a CDS encoding PLP-dependent aminotransferase family protein yields the protein MMKTYKYEIFTTAIEEEIRNGILQRKDRLPSIREIKKKYKLSTSSVQSGFEYLMIKGLIVSIPRSGYFVADTGEEYIPETRVKLPPAVRDEVFMKNIALTSRRASESSSFNNAVPADLLIPQKLILRTMQEVIREKGAALLRYYPSSGLELLRQDIAKQMGEYGCLFNPDELIITDGALQALTIALKSVTKAGDIVAVDSPCVFSVLEVITNLDLKVIEIPVHYREGFDTEYFRNACAENDIRALIVTPNFHNPTGIMMSDEVKKEILHIAERYQMCIIENDMYSDLYFGEKRPRCIKSFDREGLVMTYSSFSKTLAPGIRLGWLYAGRFYSKAERARFALGRSVSPIYQELVLKLLEGSSYERHLRSFRRKLNEQAVLVLETLRKSFPEGSYFHKPQGGYSIWGQMPESVEMKKFYEYCKNNRILFTPGETFSFTNRYSHHFRIVFAERITSESLLLLESAGSLFFEDEN from the coding sequence ATGATGAAGACCTATAAATATGAAATTTTCACAACGGCTATTGAAGAGGAGATCCGCAACGGAATTTTGCAGAGAAAAGACCGGCTTCCTTCGATCCGGGAAATTAAAAAAAAGTATAAACTGAGCACCAGTTCGGTTCAGAGCGGCTTTGAGTATCTCATGATTAAAGGTTTGATTGTAAGCATTCCGCGTTCCGGGTATTTTGTTGCAGATACAGGAGAAGAATACATCCCCGAGACCAGGGTCAAACTTCCGCCGGCAGTAAGAGACGAGGTGTTTATGAAAAATATAGCACTGACTTCAAGAAGGGCTTCAGAATCAAGTTCTTTCAATAATGCAGTGCCGGCGGACTTATTAATTCCTCAAAAGCTCATTCTGAGGACAATGCAGGAAGTAATCCGTGAAAAAGGGGCAGCACTCCTCCGGTATTATCCTTCCAGTGGGCTCGAACTTTTAAGACAGGATATTGCAAAACAAATGGGGGAGTATGGATGTCTGTTTAATCCTGATGAGCTTATTATTACTGATGGAGCGCTTCAGGCACTTACCATTGCATTAAAGTCTGTAACCAAAGCCGGAGATATAGTCGCTGTAGACAGTCCCTGTGTTTTTTCTGTGCTGGAAGTGATCACCAATCTGGATCTTAAAGTGATTGAAATTCCGGTACATTACAGAGAGGGTTTCGATACGGAATATTTCAGGAATGCTTGTGCTGAAAATGATATCCGCGCATTGATTGTCACTCCGAATTTTCATAATCCTACCGGTATAATGATGAGCGATGAGGTTAAAAAAGAAATACTGCATATTGCAGAAAGGTATCAGATGTGTATTATAGAAAATGATATGTATTCCGACCTTTATTTTGGGGAGAAAAGGCCGCGTTGTATAAAAAGTTTTGATAGGGAAGGACTGGTGATGACCTATTCATCATTTTCAAAGACACTGGCACCCGGTATCCGACTGGGATGGTTGTATGCAGGCAGGTTTTATTCGAAAGCAGAAAGAGCAAGATTTGCTTTAGGAAGATCCGTTTCTCCAATCTATCAGGAGCTGGTTCTTAAACTTTTGGAGGGTAGCAGCTATGAACGTCACTTGCGTTCGTTCCGCAGGAAGCTAAATGAGCAGGCCGTTCTGGTTTTGGAAACCCTGAGAAAATCCTTTCCGGAAGGTTCCTATTTTCATAAGCCACAGGGTGGGTACAGCATTTGGGGACAAATGCCTGAGAGTGTGGAGATGAAGAAATTTTATGAATATTGTAAAAATAACAGAATACTTTTTACCCCGGGAGAGACATTCTCTTTTACCAATAGATACAGCCATCATTTCCGGATTGTTTTCGCTGAGAGAATTACCTCAGAAAGCTTGCTCTTATTGGAAAGTGCTGGCAGTCTATTCTTTGAAGATGAAAATTAA
- a CDS encoding bacteriocin-like protein yields the protein MKNLKKLSRENLKTVQGGVGESGCRPGLLLCYDITCTPTCMSPGQCKVSFCFE from the coding sequence ATGAAAAATTTGAAAAAACTATCAAGAGAGAATTTAAAAACAGTTCAGGGAGGTGTTGGTGAAAGCGGCTGCAGACCAGGTCTGCTATTGTGCTACGATATTACATGTACTCCAACATGTATGTCTCCGGGCCAGTGTAAGGTTTCTTTTTGCTTCGAATAA
- a CDS encoding M20/M25/M40 family metallo-hydrolase: MRINRFFAVPAVMLAAQFSWAQVKVDPKEKLDPIVKSFVDEVNNNSQLENMAYELLDGIGPRLVGTPEMLAANEWSAGKLRSWGIDANLQQFGTWKGWQRGITHVDMIYPRVKSLSATQLAWSPATKKAIEAEVIILPKVSSKAEFDNWLPSAKGKIVLIAQYQKIGRSDEQIKEFATPELYDKLKAEKEQAAKDFTAYVKNIGYDNNTLPEALEKAGAAGIAISNWTGIMGANRIFGAKTSKIPMIDIDVEDYGMLYRMAEKGAQPKIKIDAQSKILPEAKNFNTIGMIKGKEKPDEYVILSAHLDSWDGAQGATDNGTGTLTMLETMRILKKYYPNNKRTIVIGLWGSEEQGLNGSRGFVADNPQIIKGVQAAFNQDNGTGRVVNISGQGFVKAYDYVGRWLDGAPKAVRSQIKTDFPGMPGGGGSDHASFVAAGVPGISLGSLNWGYFGYTWHTTKDTYDKIVFDEVKNNVVLTAALAYMASEDPEFSNREKRVMPKDEKGETIQWPEAKEPRRSSKDYK, from the coding sequence ATGAGGATAAATAGATTTTTTGCAGTGCCTGCAGTAATGCTGGCTGCTCAGTTTTCATGGGCTCAGGTAAAAGTAGACCCAAAAGAAAAACTTGACCCAATCGTGAAAAGTTTTGTAGATGAGGTAAATAACAATTCGCAACTGGAAAACATGGCTTATGAACTGCTGGACGGTATAGGCCCGCGCCTTGTGGGAACACCGGAAATGCTGGCTGCCAATGAATGGAGTGCAGGAAAGCTGCGTTCATGGGGGATAGATGCTAACCTTCAGCAGTTCGGAACCTGGAAAGGATGGCAGAGGGGGATTACTCATGTGGATATGATCTATCCGCGTGTAAAGTCTTTGTCTGCAACACAACTGGCATGGAGTCCTGCTACGAAAAAAGCAATTGAAGCGGAGGTCATCATTCTTCCTAAAGTATCTTCCAAAGCAGAGTTTGACAACTGGCTTCCTTCCGCCAAAGGGAAAATCGTACTGATTGCGCAATATCAGAAAATAGGACGTTCTGATGAGCAGATCAAGGAATTTGCAACCCCTGAGCTCTATGACAAGCTGAAAGCAGAAAAGGAACAGGCTGCCAAAGACTTTACAGCATATGTGAAAAATATTGGTTATGATAATAATACCCTTCCGGAAGCTTTAGAAAAAGCCGGAGCGGCAGGAATCGCTATTTCAAACTGGACGGGAATCATGGGAGCTAACAGAATTTTTGGAGCAAAAACTTCCAAAATCCCAATGATTGATATTGATGTGGAAGACTATGGAATGCTTTACAGAATGGCAGAAAAAGGAGCTCAGCCTAAAATTAAAATCGATGCTCAGTCCAAAATACTTCCTGAAGCGAAAAACTTTAATACAATTGGTATGATTAAAGGGAAGGAAAAGCCTGATGAATATGTCATTCTTTCCGCCCACCTTGATTCATGGGATGGTGCTCAGGGAGCTACAGATAATGGAACAGGAACGCTTACTATGCTTGAAACCATGAGAATCCTTAAAAAATACTACCCAAACAATAAACGGACAATCGTTATAGGGCTTTGGGGAAGTGAAGAACAGGGATTAAACGGTTCCAGAGGCTTTGTGGCAGATAATCCTCAGATTATAAAAGGAGTGCAGGCAGCTTTTAATCAGGATAACGGAACAGGACGTGTTGTGAATATCAGCGGGCAGGGATTTGTAAAAGCATACGACTATGTAGGAAGATGGCTTGATGGTGCACCAAAAGCAGTAAGAAGCCAGATCAAAACAGATTTTCCCGGAATGCCCGGAGGTGGAGGATCTGATCACGCATCATTTGTTGCGGCCGGAGTGCCCGGAATTTCTTTAGGATCTTTGAACTGGGGATATTTTGGCTATACATGGCATACGACAAAAGATACATATGATAAGATTGTTTTTGATGAGGTTAAAAATAATGTTGTTTTAACAGCTGCATTAGCATATATGGCATCTGAAGATCCTGAGTTCAGCAACAGGGAAAAAAGAGTAATGCCAAAGGATGAAAAAGGAGAAACCATACAATGGCCGGAGGCAAAGGAACCGAGAAGAAGTTCGAAAGATTATAAATAA
- a CDS encoding MarR family winged helix-turn-helix transcriptional regulator — translation MPVKQNNISELALELGMAMSEMKSRLRQKIQATINDYDPDLSFELIEILGLLSRNNGINQQEIGNKVSKDKSSITYLINSLVKRDLVERVAYKNDRRNNQIFLTPKGKNAVETIYPWALDLYKKAAGDLCEDEIGQALVLVKKMTANLENQD, via the coding sequence ATGCCTGTAAAGCAAAACAATATTTCTGAACTTGCTCTTGAGCTGGGGATGGCAATGAGTGAAATGAAAAGCCGTTTGAGACAAAAGATTCAGGCGACTATTAATGATTATGATCCCGATCTTTCTTTTGAACTTATTGAAATTCTGGGACTGCTTTCCCGCAATAACGGCATCAATCAGCAGGAAATAGGAAACAAGGTAAGCAAAGATAAATCAAGCATCACCTACCTTATCAACAGTCTGGTAAAAAGAGATCTTGTTGAAAGGGTAGCTTACAAAAATGACAGGAGGAATAATCAGATTTTTCTTACTCCAAAAGGAAAAAATGCTGTGGAGACGATTTATCCCTGGGCATTAGACCTTTATAAAAAGGCAGCCGGCGACCTCTGTGAAGATGAAATAGGCCAGGCACTTGTCCTTGTAAAAAAAATGACAGCAAACCTGGAAAACCAGGATTAA
- a CDS encoding HAD family hydrolase has protein sequence MKYKNLIFDLDGTLWDPRATIIGIWNDVLHQHQLIEKDLKPEDMDQYMGLLAKDIIKDIVSGISDQLAENILAEIVSHENKILRTRGGILYEGVEETLKDLTRHYNLFIVSNCQDGYIEGFLDYYKFNHLFVDFESHGRTQKPKAENIQLLMERNHLSAENSVYIGDTQTDHDSSSANSLLFIFCKYGFGKLLNASYEPSILKFSDLQTCLKAITK, from the coding sequence TTGAAGTATAAAAATTTAATTTTCGACTTAGATGGAACTCTGTGGGATCCACGGGCTACCATTATAGGAATATGGAATGATGTTTTACATCAGCACCAGCTTATTGAAAAAGATCTGAAGCCCGAAGATATGGATCAGTATATGGGGCTTCTGGCAAAAGATATTATCAAAGATATAGTATCCGGTATTTCAGATCAGCTGGCTGAGAACATTCTGGCTGAAATTGTAAGCCATGAAAACAAAATTCTGCGTACCCGCGGCGGGATTTTATATGAAGGCGTTGAAGAGACCCTGAAAGACCTGACCCGACATTATAATCTGTTTATTGTAAGTAACTGTCAGGACGGTTATATCGAAGGATTTTTAGACTATTATAAGTTCAATCATCTCTTTGTTGATTTTGAATCTCACGGCCGGACTCAAAAGCCTAAAGCAGAAAATATACAACTGCTCATGGAAAGAAACCATTTATCTGCTGAAAATTCAGTATACATAGGTGATACGCAGACAGATCACGACTCCTCTTCTGCTAATAGTCTGCTTTTTATTTTCTGTAAATATGGTTTTGGGAAACTGTTGAACGCTTCATATGAACCTTCCATCTTAAAGTTTTCAGACCTGCAAACCTGTCTTAAGGCTATTACAAAATAA
- a CDS encoding M1 family aminopeptidase, whose product MFRKLFIFAFIWPLFVYSQDKISYKVFYNKDLEQNGLKVQVDYTLQKPSDTLSFFYANKNWGENNLFNALSISKEDNPNITFEILPEKNKIKVNMNKGEKISLIYHIKQDFKDPGYKTFNRPRINNTFFHVLGKNLFIVPRSFTKIPEDREFEFFIEWVDFPPQFKLHNNFVTQIRKQRIKTSLWEGFYNSLFIGGDYRFHSFKIKNKPVYFVLRDQWQNGFTDDFLFLNLKKAIQSQRDFWEDYDQDYFTVMMTPTVSQKDTLFKGYSTKGSALKNAFMIQGTNNPFNSKNSFLYLMHHELMHEWIGNKIQNKHEELNYWFSEGFTDYYTYKNRLRIKDISMDEWLKLFNSEVIKNYWNNPQRNMPNYRIKDDFWKSGDVEKIPYRRGAIFAFWLDNQIMLKTHSKKSLDDLMRELLKVCTEKNVKFTDELFLDLAQKYLSMDISYFFQKHIISGENIDLLKEKWIDGFEFKMMDGIPQLEIDECKNIKYSID is encoded by the coding sequence ATGTTCAGAAAATTATTCATCTTTGCCTTTATATGGCCTCTATTTGTTTACTCGCAAGATAAGATTAGTTATAAAGTTTTTTATAATAAAGATCTTGAACAAAACGGCTTAAAAGTTCAGGTAGATTACACTCTTCAGAAACCATCAGATACTCTTTCCTTCTTCTATGCTAATAAAAATTGGGGGGAAAATAACCTATTCAATGCCTTGTCCATATCTAAAGAAGATAATCCTAATATTACTTTTGAGATTCTGCCGGAAAAAAATAAAATAAAGGTTAATATGAACAAAGGAGAGAAAATCTCTCTTATTTACCATATCAAACAGGACTTTAAAGATCCAGGCTATAAAACATTCAACCGCCCTAGAATCAATAATACCTTCTTTCATGTCTTAGGAAAAAATCTTTTTATCGTTCCAAGATCATTTACCAAAATACCTGAAGATCGGGAGTTTGAATTCTTTATTGAGTGGGTTGATTTCCCTCCGCAGTTTAAACTTCATAATAACTTTGTTACCCAGATCCGGAAGCAGAGAATTAAAACTTCCCTTTGGGAAGGATTTTATAATTCACTATTCATCGGCGGTGATTACAGATTCCATTCTTTTAAGATCAAAAATAAGCCGGTTTATTTTGTACTAAGAGACCAATGGCAAAATGGATTTACTGATGATTTTTTATTTTTAAATCTCAAAAAAGCCATACAATCTCAGAGGGACTTCTGGGAAGATTACGACCAGGATTATTTTACAGTAATGATGACACCTACCGTTTCACAGAAAGATACCCTATTCAAGGGATATAGCACTAAAGGTTCTGCTCTTAAAAATGCTTTTATGATTCAGGGCACCAATAATCCTTTTAACAGTAAGAATTCTTTTCTCTATCTGATGCATCATGAACTGATGCATGAGTGGATTGGCAATAAAATTCAAAATAAACATGAAGAACTGAATTATTGGTTCAGTGAAGGTTTTACAGATTATTACACCTATAAAAACAGGCTCCGAATAAAGGATATTTCTATGGACGAATGGCTGAAATTGTTCAACAGTGAAGTCATTAAAAATTACTGGAACAATCCACAGCGAAATATGCCAAATTACAGGATAAAAGACGATTTCTGGAAAAGCGGTGATGTGGAGAAGATTCCCTACCGCCGGGGAGCTATTTTTGCTTTTTGGCTGGATAATCAGATCATGCTGAAAACACATTCGAAAAAGTCATTAGACGATCTCATGAGAGAACTCCTAAAGGTATGTACAGAAAAGAATGTAAAATTTACGGATGAATTATTTTTGGATCTTGCTCAAAAATATCTGAGCATGGATATCTCTTATTTCTTTCAGAAACACATCATTAGTGGAGAAAACATTGATCTTCTTAAGGAAAAATGGATCGATGGTTTTGAATTTAAAATGATGGATGGTATTCCACAGCTGGAAATTGATGAATGCAAGAATATAAAATATAGTATTGATTAA
- a CDS encoding MFS transporter, giving the protein MLREASEQRIRLITIMAFVSIPLSGFVTDIYLPSFPSMARELSVSEKDIQITLTSYLLSYGISQLFVGGILDSIGRYRPKLIALFLLVISSLLITMTNSILLICLLRILQGAAVSVLVVATRAIFVDIYDSERVKHYLSYFTIVWSCGPILAPFLGGYLEKLFNWHANFYFLAFYAGFLFLFEWFFSGESLPEKKKLNLSENISLYKMMLKNKIFMLGIFILGLSYSIVMLFNITGPFIIENTFHFTPVVIGYCTLILGFSWMIGGFIGKKRLTLDFQPRILQPILLQMLLIACLIGISYFAESLFILIPFAFFIHICSGILFTSFFTSSMLYFPKNAGTAGGLMGGLVYVITSVTSFIISVTGTVTEQKGLSWRYLIIAGLLFGIILIMNQVVKKEKAEN; this is encoded by the coding sequence ATGTTGAGAGAAGCATCTGAGCAGCGCATCAGATTAATAACCATTATGGCGTTTGTTTCCATCCCGCTTTCCGGGTTTGTGACAGATATTTACCTGCCATCCTTTCCATCTATGGCCAGAGAGCTTTCGGTATCGGAAAAAGACATTCAGATCACGCTTACTTCTTATCTGCTGAGTTATGGAATTTCCCAGCTTTTTGTAGGAGGTATTCTGGACAGTATAGGACGTTACCGTCCCAAATTAATTGCCTTATTCCTGCTCGTCATCAGCAGCCTTTTAATAACGATGACGAATAGTATTCTGCTGATCTGTCTGCTCCGAATTCTTCAGGGAGCTGCGGTTTCTGTACTGGTGGTTGCCACCCGTGCTATTTTTGTAGATATTTATGATTCGGAAAGGGTAAAACATTATCTGAGTTATTTCACTATCGTATGGTCCTGTGGTCCTATCCTTGCTCCTTTTCTCGGAGGTTATCTTGAAAAGCTTTTCAACTGGCATGCGAATTTTTATTTCCTTGCTTTCTATGCCGGATTCCTGTTTTTGTTTGAGTGGTTTTTCAGTGGTGAAAGTCTGCCGGAGAAAAAGAAGCTTAATCTTTCAGAAAATATCAGCCTGTATAAGATGATGCTTAAAAACAAAATTTTTATGTTGGGTATTTTCATTTTGGGGTTAAGTTATTCTATTGTGATGTTATTTAATATTACCGGGCCTTTTATCATTGAAAATACATTTCATTTTACGCCGGTAGTTATCGGATACTGTACTCTTATCTTAGGATTTTCATGGATGATAGGCGGTTTTATAGGAAAAAAAAGGCTTACATTAGATTTTCAGCCCAGAATTCTACAGCCTATTCTATTGCAGATGTTGCTGATTGCGTGTTTAATTGGCATCAGCTACTTCGCAGAAAGCCTTTTCATTCTGATTCCTTTTGCCTTTTTCATCCATATATGTTCCGGAATTCTGTTTACTTCGTTTTTTACGTCAAGTATGCTTTATTTCCCTAAAAATGCAGGAACAGCAGGTGGACTGATGGGAGGACTGGTATATGTTATTACGTCTGTTACCAGTTTTATTATTTCCGTAACGGGAACGGTCACCGAGCAGAAAGGGTTATCCTGGCGCTATCTGATTATTGCCGGTTTACTTTTCGGAATCATACTGATTATGAATCAAGTTGTAAAAAAAGAAAAAGCAGAGAATTAA
- a CDS encoding Tex family protein: protein MTTVEFIQKQLNISEKSINNTLQLLAEDCTIPFIARYRKDKTGNLDEVQIEQISKISKQFEEIVKRKESILKSIEEQGSLSPELQQRIKESFDITELEDLYLPFKKRRKTKADTAKEKGLEPLAKIIMSQRNDDIQLLASKYLNNNVASEEEALQGARDIMAEWINENMYVRKNLRRLFQRKAVVTSKVVKAKKDEEDAQKFSQYFEWEENLNRTPSHRLLAMLRAEAEGFVKTNVGIDKDEAIDFIEKAIIKSNNESSEQIALAIKDSYKRLLEPAISNEALQEAKEKADQKAIEIFSENLSQLLLAPPLGEKRILAIDPGYRSGCKVVCIDEKGDLLHNETLYPHAPQNESGMAMKKIRSMVNAYNIEAISIGNGTASRETEFFIKKIAFDKPLQVFVVSEAGASVYSASKIAREEFPTYDVTVRGAVSIGRRLADPLAELVKIDAKSIGVGQYQHDVDQIQLKSELDSTVMKCVNSVGINLNTASKSLLSYVSGIGEKMAENIVNYRAENGAFEDRKQLKKVPRLGEKAYQQAAAFVRITNAKNPLDNSAVHPEAYGIVEKMAKDLGIKTNELIASKEKIALVKPENYITEETGILGIKDILKELEKPGLDPRKAAKVFEFDPNVKSIKDLKAGMILPGIVNNITAFGCFVDLGIKESGLVHISQLKEGFVSDVNDVVKLHQHVRVKVTEVDEARKRVQLSMIL, encoded by the coding sequence ATGACGACCGTAGAATTTATACAGAAGCAGCTCAATATTTCTGAGAAGAGCATCAACAATACTTTACAATTACTGGCAGAAGACTGCACAATCCCTTTTATTGCCCGTTACCGAAAGGATAAAACCGGAAATCTGGATGAAGTTCAAATTGAACAGATTTCCAAAATCAGCAAACAGTTTGAAGAGATTGTTAAAAGAAAAGAATCTATTTTAAAATCTATAGAAGAACAGGGCTCATTGTCTCCTGAACTCCAGCAAAGAATTAAAGAAAGCTTTGATATTACTGAACTGGAAGACTTATATCTGCCATTCAAAAAACGCAGAAAAACCAAAGCAGATACTGCTAAAGAAAAAGGACTGGAGCCTTTAGCAAAGATTATTATGAGCCAAAGGAATGATGATATTCAGCTTCTGGCTTCCAAATACCTGAATAACAATGTTGCCTCCGAAGAGGAAGCTCTTCAGGGTGCAAGAGACATTATGGCGGAATGGATCAATGAAAATATGTATGTGCGTAAAAACCTCCGTCGTCTGTTCCAACGAAAAGCAGTAGTTACTTCTAAAGTTGTGAAAGCTAAAAAAGACGAAGAAGATGCACAGAAATTCTCCCAATATTTCGAATGGGAAGAAAATCTTAACAGAACACCTTCCCACAGACTTCTGGCCATGCTGAGAGCAGAAGCTGAAGGTTTTGTAAAAACAAATGTCGGAATTGACAAAGACGAAGCTATTGACTTCATCGAAAAAGCAATTATCAAATCCAATAATGAAAGTTCTGAACAGATTGCACTGGCAATAAAAGACAGTTATAAAAGACTTTTAGAGCCGGCGATCTCCAATGAAGCTCTTCAGGAAGCAAAAGAAAAAGCTGATCAGAAGGCAATAGAGATTTTTTCTGAAAATTTAAGTCAGTTACTCTTAGCTCCGCCTTTGGGAGAGAAGAGGATTTTAGCAATTGACCCTGGGTATAGAAGTGGATGCAAAGTGGTATGTATAGACGAGAAAGGAGACCTGCTCCATAACGAAACCCTCTACCCTCATGCTCCGCAAAACGAAAGCGGAATGGCGATGAAAAAAATCCGTTCTATGGTTAATGCCTATAATATTGAAGCAATCTCTATTGGGAACGGAACGGCAAGTCGTGAAACAGAGTTTTTCATTAAAAAAATAGCTTTTGACAAGCCATTACAGGTTTTTGTGGTTTCAGAAGCCGGAGCATCAGTGTATTCTGCAAGTAAAATTGCAAGAGAGGAATTCCCGACCTATGATGTAACGGTACGTGGTGCCGTTTCAATCGGAAGAAGATTAGCCGATCCTTTGGCAGAACTGGTGAAAATAGATGCCAAATCAATCGGCGTAGGACAATACCAACATGATGTAGACCAGATCCAGCTTAAAAGTGAACTTGATTCAACGGTAATGAAGTGTGTCAACTCAGTAGGAATCAATTTAAATACAGCCAGCAAATCATTATTAAGCTACGTTTCAGGGATCGGAGAAAAAATGGCAGAAAACATCGTCAATTACCGGGCTGAAAATGGGGCTTTTGAGGATAGAAAACAGCTTAAAAAAGTTCCAAGGCTTGGGGAAAAAGCTTATCAGCAGGCAGCGGCATTTGTGAGGATTACTAATGCTAAAAATCCACTGGACAATTCAGCAGTACATCCGGAAGCTTATGGAATTGTTGAAAAGATGGCTAAGGACTTAGGTATTAAGACCAATGAACTGATTGCCAGTAAGGAGAAGATAGCTTTAGTAAAGCCGGAAAATTATATCACAGAAGAAACTGGAATTTTAGGAATAAAAGACATTTTGAAAGAGCTTGAAAAACCAGGGCTGGATCCGAGGAAAGCAGCTAAAGTGTTTGAGTTTGATCCGAACGTCAAGAGTATTAAAGACTTAAAAGCAGGCATGATTTTACCCGGAATCGTCAATAATATTACCGCATTTGGGTGTTTTGTGGATCTGGGAATTAAAGAAAGCGGACTGGTTCATATTTCTCAGCTGAAAGAAGGTTTTGTATCGGATGTCAACGATGTAGTAAAACTCCATCAGCACGTTCGTGTGAAGGTAACAGAAGTAGATGAAGCGAGAAAGAGAGTTCAGCTGAGCATGATCCTTTAG
- a CDS encoding histone H1, with product MKELIEKINAEFEAFSTEANQQAEKGNKAAGTRARKAALELSKLFKEFRKVSVDEAKK from the coding sequence ATGAAAGAACTAATTGAAAAAATCAACGCAGAATTTGAAGCGTTCTCAACTGAGGCAAACCAGCAAGCAGAAAAAGGAAACAAAGCAGCAGGTACAAGAGCTCGTAAAGCAGCTTTAGAACTTAGCAAATTGTTCAAAGAATTTAGAAAAGTTTCTGTAGACGAAGCTAAAAAATAA
- a CDS encoding helix-turn-helix domain-containing protein — protein sequence MSDQLETIEDYYNRIRKNQIRVFDSDDFETGKSHFNISMRKYCSFKSPYNRRDYYKVSFIIGKGTFQYGPHRLYIDRPVLFFPSPNIPYSWECEGEQEGYFCLFNQEFFHGNSEFNLFKKTSLFKEWSKPIVFLTDEQTLLATLYFEQMYKLNNSTYPFRCSSIKNHLASVLHLALENRVDDINPNELPANVRLYKVFDELLNKQFPLDSPAYPLSLRTPSDFAQQLNVHVNHLNSSVKSVTNLTTTQIIKERMFEESKNLLKYTNWDISEIGYTLGFEQPSHFNNFFKKHAQTSPLKFKNSF from the coding sequence ATGAGTGATCAGCTGGAAACGATAGAGGATTATTACAACCGTATCCGTAAGAATCAGATCAGAGTATTTGATTCTGATGATTTTGAAACAGGTAAGTCTCATTTTAACATTTCTATGCGGAAGTACTGCAGCTTCAAGAGCCCCTACAACCGCCGGGATTACTATAAAGTGAGTTTCATTATCGGAAAAGGCACCTTTCAGTATGGTCCGCACCGATTGTATATTGACCGTCCGGTTCTCTTTTTCCCTTCCCCCAACATTCCTTATTCCTGGGAATGCGAAGGTGAGCAGGAAGGCTATTTTTGCTTATTCAACCAGGAGTTTTTCCATGGAAATTCTGAATTCAATTTGTTTAAAAAAACCTCTTTGTTTAAGGAATGGAGCAAACCTATTGTTTTCCTTACCGACGAGCAGACTTTACTGGCTACTTTATATTTTGAGCAGATGTATAAACTGAATAATTCTACCTATCCTTTCCGTTGCAGCAGTATCAAAAACCACCTGGCATCTGTTTTACACCTGGCTTTGGAAAACCGGGTAGATGACATTAACCCGAATGAGCTTCCTGCCAATGTAAGATTGTACAAAGTTTTTGATGAGCTGCTGAATAAGCAGTTTCCGCTGGATTCTCCTGCTTATCCGCTGTCCTTAAGAACACCGTCTGATTTTGCACAGCAACTTAATGTGCATGTGAACCATCTGAACTCATCAGTGAAGTCAGTGACTAATCTTACCACAACACAAATCATTAAAGAAAGGATGTTTGAAGAGTCTAAAAATCTCCTGAAGTATACCAACTGGGATATTTCAGAAATAGGATATACTTTAGGCTTTGAGCAGCCCTCCCATTTTAATAATTTTTTTAAAAAACACGCACAGACTTCACCTCTGAAATTCAAAAATTCCTTTTAA